A region of Chiroxiphia lanceolata isolate bChiLan1 chromosome 23, bChiLan1.pri, whole genome shotgun sequence DNA encodes the following proteins:
- the IL18 gene encoding interleukin-18, which translates to MVSGEPRSRPRSRLRERIPALPARLSGSHHSPAARRGDSEDHRGSLPSFACSSPRRQQEPPQALLHALRASPAPQSRFSTGVKMSADEILVCAVKLGKNLCLYFIDDDELECDALCKEKALHRVLRNVNSQLLVVRPDLNLAAFEDVTDQEMQSGQGMHFTIHCYKTTTPAAGMPVAFSVQIEDKSYYMCCEKERGEMIVRFKEGEVPKDIPGESNIIFFKKTFTSSCSRAFKFEYSLEEGMFLAFKEEGYLRKLILKKLSGKDGVDETMKISLSELGQN; encoded by the exons ATGGTCTCGGGAGAGCCCCGGTCCCGACCCCGATCCCGGCTGCGGGAGCGGATCCCGGCGCTCCCCGCCCGTCTGTCCGGCTCCCATCATTCGCCTGCAGCTCGCCGAGGAGACAGCGAGGATCACCGCGGCTCGCTCCCATCATTCGCCTGCAGCTCGCCGAGGAGACAGCAGGAACCACCGCAGGCTCTGCTGCACGCACTTCGAGCTTCTCCCGCCCCGCAATCCCGCTTTTCCACAGG GGTGAAGATGAGTGCTGACGAGATCCTGGTGTGTGCAgtaaaacttggaaaaaacctctgcCTCTATTTTATTG ACGACGATG AGCTGGAATGTGATGCCCTTTGCAAGGAAAAGGCCCTGCACAGAGTCCTTCGGAACGTGAACAGCCAGTTGCTGGTGGTTCGCCCAGATCTCAACCTGGCAGCCTTTGAGGATGTGACAGACCAGGAGATGCAATCTG GCCAAGGGATGCACTTCACCATCCACTGCTACAAAACCACCacccctgcagcagggatgcCTGTTGCCTTCAGTGTGCAGATAGAAGACAAAAGTTATTACATGTGCTGTGAGAAGGAACGTGGGGAAATGATCGTTCGGTTCAAG gaaGGAGAAGTTCCCAAAGACATTCCTGGTGAAAGCAacatcatttttttcaaaaagacGTTTACATCGAGTTGCTCCAGAGCATTTAAGTTCGAATACTCACTGGAAGAAGGAATGTTCTTGGCCTTTAAGGAAGAAGGCTACTTAAGAAAATTAATCCTAAAGAAATTGTCAGGAAAAGATGGAGTGGATGAAACCATGAAGATAAGTTTATCTGAGTTAGGTCAAAATTAA
- the SDHD gene encoding succinate dehydrogenase [ubiquinone] cytochrome b small subunit, mitochondrial yields the protein MALALLRPRGAATALALLRRPAVLAAAHRSAPARDSHSHGPAPQGHGSSKAASLHWTGERAVSVFLLGLLPAAYLCPGPAVDYSLAAALTLHGHWGLGQVITDYVHGDTAIKVANTGLYVLSAATFAGLCYFNYHDVGICKAVAMLWSL from the exons ATGGCGCTGGCGCTGCtgcggccccgcggggccgccaCGG CTCTGGCCCTGCTCCGCCGCCCCGCCGTGCTCGCCGCCGCCCATCGCAGCGCCCCGGCCCGGGACAGCCACAGCCACGGCCCGGCCCCGCAGGGACACG GCAGTTCCAAGGCTGCATCCTTGcactggacaggggagagagctGTCAGTGTGTTCCTGCTGGGGCTCCTCCCTGCAGCCTACCTGTGCCCAGGACCCGCCGTGGACtattccctggctgctgccctCACCCTCCACGGCCACTG GGGTCTTGGCCAGGTAATCACTGATTATGTCCACGGAGACACAGCCATTAAAGTGGCCAACACGGGGCTGTACGTGCTGTCGGCCGCCACCTTCGCCGGCCTCTGCTACTTTAACTACCACGACGTGGGGATCTGCAAGGCTGTGGCCATGCTCTGGAGCCTCTGA